A genomic stretch from Hyalangium ruber includes:
- a CDS encoding acyl-CoA dehydrogenase family protein: MDFTPSPRTQQYLERIRAFIRDHILPVEEQHFREVSARRHGADWTQWAVSPAVEALKARARAEGLWNLFLPDAELGAGLSTVEYAPLAEEMGRSFLAPEVFNCNAPDTGNMEVLWKYGTAEQKERWLKPLLAGELRSAFCMTEPDVASSDATNMRATAVVEGDEIVLNGKKWWTTGLGHPKCKVAIFMGLTDPKADRHHQHSMVLVPLDAPGVSIQRMLPVFGEYDEPYGHGEVWFENVRVPKANFIVGPGKGFEIAQGRLGPGRIHHCMRCIGAAERALQLLIERGIARVAFGKPLVNLGGNRERIADLRIAIDQARLLTLFAAWKLDDVGALGALSEISAIKVVAPNVLQQVVDEAIQIHGGAGVSSDVPLTALFAQARALRLADGPDAVHRGVIAKLELSKYHHLMKQHRSQGE, translated from the coding sequence ATGGACTTCACTCCTTCCCCGCGAACCCAGCAGTACCTGGAGCGCATCCGCGCCTTCATCCGCGACCACATCCTGCCGGTGGAGGAGCAGCACTTCCGCGAAGTCTCCGCCAGGCGCCACGGCGCGGACTGGACGCAGTGGGCCGTCTCTCCCGCCGTGGAGGCGCTCAAGGCCCGGGCTCGGGCCGAGGGCCTGTGGAACCTGTTCCTGCCGGACGCCGAGCTGGGCGCGGGCCTGTCCACCGTCGAGTACGCGCCGCTCGCCGAGGAGATGGGCCGCAGCTTCCTGGCCCCCGAGGTCTTCAATTGCAACGCCCCGGACACGGGCAACATGGAGGTGCTGTGGAAGTACGGCACCGCCGAGCAGAAGGAGCGCTGGCTCAAGCCGCTGCTCGCCGGCGAGCTTCGCTCCGCCTTCTGCATGACCGAGCCGGACGTCGCCTCTTCGGACGCCACCAACATGCGCGCCACGGCCGTCGTCGAGGGGGATGAAATCGTCCTTAACGGCAAGAAGTGGTGGACCACGGGCCTGGGCCACCCGAAGTGCAAGGTCGCCATCTTCATGGGCCTCACGGACCCGAAGGCCGACCGCCACCACCAGCACAGCATGGTCCTCGTGCCGCTCGACGCGCCGGGCGTGAGCATCCAGCGCATGCTGCCGGTGTTCGGCGAGTACGACGAGCCGTACGGCCACGGCGAGGTGTGGTTCGAGAACGTGCGCGTACCCAAGGCGAACTTCATCGTCGGGCCGGGCAAGGGCTTCGAGATCGCCCAGGGGCGGCTGGGGCCGGGCCGCATCCACCACTGCATGCGCTGCATCGGCGCGGCCGAGCGCGCGCTGCAATTGCTCATCGAGCGCGGCATTGCCCGCGTGGCCTTCGGCAAGCCGCTGGTGAACCTCGGCGGCAACCGGGAGCGCATCGCGGACCTGCGCATCGCCATCGATCAAGCCCGCCTGCTGACGCTGTTCGCGGCCTGGAAGCTCGATGACGTGGGTGCGCTGGGCGCGCTCTCGGAGATCTCCGCCATCAAGGTGGTGGCGCCGAACGTGCTGCAGCAGGTGGTGGATGAGGCCATCCAGATTCATGGCGGTGCGGGCGTGTCCTCCGATGTGCCGCTGACGGCGCTGTTCGCGCAGGCGCGGGCGCTGCGCCTGGCGGATGGGCCGGACGCCGTGCATCGCGGGGTCATCGCCAAGCTCGAGCTGTCGAAGTATCACCATCTGATGAAGCAGCACCGGAGCCAGGGCGAATGA
- a CDS encoding serine/threonine protein kinase, whose amino-acid sequence MAPRRTLHELEPACLPSGTEVGSWRVLELRGRGTYGAVYRVERLDTEGAGPFALKLALHPVDPRFGREVELLSRIDHPNVPHLEGRGLWPHPAGPFPFIVMAWVEGVPLYDWASKHHPSGRQVLRVLAQVARALEATHGAHGVHRDVKGANMLVRPEDGKATLLDFGAGDFQGARTLTREVLPPGTPQYRSPEALRYQWLHWRERGAHYEPGPADDVYALGVTAYRLVMGAYPPLPAEPLVAMGDPPAPVSVPATLEAATAQCPELAVRIRQVLSEEPSARGTAAEVAEVLERAAEKAGPQADLPLLRSSAPAAVVRTGASRSSGARRLGLTVTVGVAAALSLHEWWSSWPQEVEEPEENVARHGDGEDAGTTGLAQDSLMASAHLKAAEPTWRALGLEMPKEPLPGQARPPCKKREVVINGGCWGRPEEPTPPCGERDYEWKGACYYPVLAPPPPPATSEPP is encoded by the coding sequence ATGGCACCCCGCCGAACCCTTCACGAGCTGGAGCCGGCCTGTCTCCCCTCGGGGACGGAAGTCGGCTCCTGGCGGGTGCTGGAGCTGCGCGGCCGGGGCACCTATGGGGCAGTCTACCGCGTCGAGCGGCTGGATACGGAAGGGGCTGGGCCCTTCGCGCTGAAGCTGGCCCTGCACCCGGTGGATCCGCGCTTCGGTCGCGAGGTAGAGCTGCTCTCGCGCATCGACCACCCGAATGTGCCGCACCTGGAAGGCCGCGGGCTCTGGCCCCACCCCGCCGGCCCGTTCCCCTTCATCGTCATGGCGTGGGTGGAGGGCGTGCCGCTGTACGATTGGGCCAGCAAGCACCACCCCAGTGGGCGGCAAGTGCTGCGGGTGCTGGCCCAGGTGGCGCGGGCGCTGGAGGCGACGCATGGAGCACACGGCGTGCACCGAGACGTGAAAGGGGCCAACATGCTGGTTCGGCCCGAAGACGGGAAGGCGACGCTCCTGGACTTCGGAGCTGGGGACTTCCAGGGAGCGCGGACGCTCACGCGCGAGGTGCTGCCTCCGGGCACACCCCAGTACCGAAGCCCCGAGGCGCTGCGCTACCAGTGGCTCCATTGGCGCGAGCGTGGCGCCCACTATGAGCCGGGCCCGGCGGATGACGTGTACGCGCTGGGCGTGACGGCCTACCGGCTCGTCATGGGCGCCTACCCACCGCTCCCGGCGGAGCCTCTGGTGGCGATGGGTGACCCGCCCGCCCCCGTCTCCGTGCCGGCAACGCTCGAGGCGGCGACAGCCCAGTGCCCGGAACTCGCGGTGCGCATCCGCCAAGTCCTCTCGGAGGAACCCTCAGCCCGAGGCACCGCTGCCGAGGTGGCCGAGGTGCTCGAACGCGCGGCGGAGAAGGCCGGGCCTCAGGCGGACCTGCCCCTCCTCCGAAGCAGTGCCCCGGCGGCGGTCGTGCGCACCGGCGCGTCACGCTCCTCGGGCGCGCGGCGGCTGGGACTCACCGTGACGGTGGGCGTTGCTGCCGCCCTATCCCTCCATGAATGGTGGAGTTCATGGCCACAGGAGGTGGAGGAGCCCGAGGAGAACGTGGCTCGGCATGGCGATGGGGAAGATGCTGGCACCACGGGTCTCGCCCAGGACTCGCTCATGGCCAGTGCCCACTTGAAGGCGGCCGAGCCCACCTGGAGAGCCCTGGGCCTGGAGATGCCCAAGGAGCCTCTGCCTGGACAGGCACGGCCCCCCTGCAAGAAACGCGAGGTGGTGATCAACGGAGGGTGTTGGGGGCGTCCAGAGGAGCCGACTCCGCCATGTGGAGAGAGGGATTACGAGTGGAAAGGCGCCTGCTACTACCCGGTCCTCGCTCCCCCGCCGCCCCCCGCGACTTCGGAGCCTCCATAA
- a CDS encoding type II 3-dehydroquinate dehydratase: protein MGKKLLVLHGPNLNLLGEREGTAGGRFEDLNSALRSRAASQGLELKIVQSNHEGVLIDTLHAERRNIAGVVVNPSGLFGSHALKDALEAIGVPAVEVHLDGARTKQSVVKEACKAQISGKGFDSYFQALERFAQGEFGEPVKAPTKGKTLGRKVELNDAEPPAKTLGRKAEAPAASPAKALARTAEAGTPSKTLGRKGTQAADKPAKGEKTLGRGSKGTPAADMLTRALVREKIAERLSGKLTPAGLATWARAQWMEVQRGAPAESGYRDMLEDSLQTLTLSTMPASRLSDEQLVDLMTQLEG, encoded by the coding sequence ATGGGCAAGAAACTCCTGGTGCTGCACGGGCCGAACCTGAACCTCCTGGGCGAGCGGGAGGGCACCGCGGGCGGCCGGTTCGAGGATCTCAACAGCGCGCTGCGCTCCCGGGCCGCCAGCCAGGGCCTCGAGCTGAAGATCGTCCAGTCCAACCATGAGGGCGTGCTCATCGACACCCTCCACGCCGAGCGCCGCAACATCGCCGGGGTGGTGGTGAACCCCTCGGGCCTCTTCGGCTCCCACGCGCTCAAGGACGCGCTGGAGGCGATTGGTGTGCCCGCCGTCGAGGTTCACCTGGACGGAGCGCGGACGAAGCAGTCCGTGGTGAAGGAGGCCTGCAAGGCGCAGATCTCCGGCAAGGGCTTCGACTCCTACTTCCAGGCGCTGGAGCGCTTTGCCCAGGGCGAGTTCGGCGAGCCCGTGAAGGCGCCCACCAAGGGCAAGACGCTCGGTCGCAAGGTGGAGCTCAACGACGCCGAGCCGCCCGCCAAGACGCTGGGCCGCAAGGCGGAGGCCCCGGCCGCCTCTCCCGCCAAGGCGCTGGCGCGCACGGCGGAGGCGGGTACCCCCTCCAAGACGCTGGGCCGCAAGGGAACACAGGCGGCGGACAAGCCCGCAAAGGGCGAGAAGACGCTCGGGCGTGGCTCGAAGGGGACCCCCGCGGCGGACATGCTCACCCGGGCGCTGGTGCGCGAGAAGATCGCCGAGCGGCTCTCCGGCAAGCTCACTCCCGCGGGGCTGGCCACCTGGGCCCGCGCGCAGTGGATGGAGGTTCAGCGCGGCGCGCCGGCCGAGAGCGGCTACCGCGACATGCTGGAGGACAGCCTGCAGACCCTCACCCTCTCCACCATGCCCGCGAGCCGGCTGTCGGATGAACAGCTCGTGGACCTCATGACCCAGCTCGAAGGATGA
- the fmt gene encoding methionyl-tRNA formyltransferase has protein sequence MSRPRIVFMGTPEFAVASLVACFDVGEVVAVVTQPDKPKGRGNALSIPPVKALALERGVTVLQPPKLRTPPFSEELRKLAPDVCVVTAYGKLLPKDVLEVPPHGCLNVHASLLPRFRGAAPIQWSIAHGDTETGVTLMRMEEGLDTGPIISMKRMPVSPDDTSAVLHEKLSRLGGDILRESLPAYLRGELKPVPQPSEGMVLAPIIQKEDGLLDFTRPAVELERRLRAFTPWPGVYTGLNGARLKVHRAKVGTGKGTPGAVLSAGTGGLEVACGEGSLVLLDVQLEGKRVMSAAEFLAGHKLAPGSQPFAAPVENKS, from the coding sequence ATGAGTAGACCCCGCATCGTTTTCATGGGTACGCCTGAGTTCGCCGTGGCTTCGCTCGTCGCCTGCTTCGACGTCGGCGAGGTGGTGGCCGTCGTCACCCAGCCGGACAAGCCCAAGGGCCGTGGCAACGCCCTGTCCATTCCTCCCGTGAAGGCGCTGGCGCTCGAGCGCGGCGTGACGGTGCTCCAGCCTCCGAAGTTGCGCACCCCGCCGTTCTCCGAGGAGCTGCGCAAGCTGGCGCCGGACGTGTGCGTGGTGACCGCCTACGGGAAGCTCCTCCCCAAGGACGTGCTGGAGGTGCCGCCCCACGGCTGCCTCAATGTCCACGCCTCGCTGCTGCCCCGCTTCCGGGGCGCCGCCCCCATCCAATGGTCCATCGCCCATGGGGACACTGAGACGGGAGTGACCCTCATGCGCATGGAAGAGGGGCTCGACACCGGGCCGATCATTTCCATGAAGCGCATGCCTGTTTCTCCGGATGACACCAGCGCCGTCCTCCACGAGAAGCTCTCCCGGCTCGGAGGGGACATCCTCCGAGAGTCCCTCCCGGCCTACCTGCGTGGGGAGCTCAAGCCCGTGCCCCAGCCCTCCGAGGGCATGGTGCTCGCGCCCATCATCCAGAAGGAAGACGGGCTGCTGGACTTCACCAGGCCCGCCGTGGAGCTGGAGCGCCGGCTGCGCGCCTTCACCCCGTGGCCGGGGGTCTACACGGGCCTGAATGGCGCTCGGCTCAAGGTACACCGGGCGAAGGTGGGCACGGGGAAGGGGACACCGGGGGCGGTGCTCTCGGCGGGGACGGGCGGGCTGGAGGTGGCGTGTGGAGAAGGCTCGCTCGTGCTGCTGGACGTGCAATTGGAGGGCAAGCGGGTGATGAGCGCCGCCGAGTTCCTCGCGGGCCACAAGCTGGCTCCGGGCAGCCAGCCGTTCGCGGCGCCCGTGGAGAACAAGAGCTGA
- a CDS encoding phosphotransferase family protein — translation MSDPSPLDRAGAVRPGEELDITAVDAWLKPRVPGLSGTPKVTQYSGGASNWTYRLEYEQDDLILRRPPAGTKAKSAHDMGREFQVQQALRPVYPYVPEMLARCEDPSVIGSEFYVMRRIPGIIPRKHLPKGLGLDPQTTRKLCLNVIDKLVELHQVDVKRTGLEHLGKGTGYARRQIEGWSARYEKARTWNVPRFHGVISWLKANTPEDVATCVIHNDFRLDNLVLAPEDPTRVIGILDWEMATLGDPLMDLGNSLAYWVQADDDLFMRSMRRQPTHLPGMLTRREVVDYYCERMGLKPANMAFYEVYGLFRLAVIVQQIYYRYHHRQTRNPAFKRFWLMAHYLHWRCRRLIR, via the coding sequence ATGAGTGACCCTTCCCCGCTCGACCGCGCGGGGGCGGTGCGCCCGGGCGAGGAGCTCGACATCACCGCCGTGGACGCGTGGCTCAAGCCGCGCGTCCCTGGCCTGTCCGGCACGCCCAAGGTGACGCAGTACTCCGGCGGCGCCTCCAATTGGACGTACCGGCTGGAGTACGAGCAGGACGACCTCATCCTGCGCAGGCCTCCGGCTGGCACCAAGGCCAAGTCGGCGCACGACATGGGGCGGGAGTTCCAGGTTCAGCAGGCGCTGCGGCCCGTCTACCCCTACGTGCCGGAGATGCTCGCCCGGTGCGAGGACCCGTCAGTCATCGGCAGCGAGTTCTACGTGATGCGCCGCATCCCCGGCATCATCCCGCGCAAGCACCTGCCCAAGGGCCTGGGGCTGGACCCACAGACGACTCGCAAGCTGTGCCTCAACGTCATCGACAAGCTGGTGGAGCTGCACCAGGTGGACGTGAAGCGCACGGGCCTGGAGCACCTGGGCAAGGGAACCGGCTACGCGCGCCGACAGATCGAAGGCTGGAGCGCCCGGTATGAGAAGGCGCGCACCTGGAACGTGCCGCGCTTTCACGGAGTCATCTCCTGGCTCAAGGCGAACACGCCGGAGGACGTAGCCACCTGTGTCATCCACAACGACTTCCGCCTGGACAACTTGGTGCTGGCCCCGGAGGACCCCACCCGCGTCATTGGGATTCTCGACTGGGAGATGGCCACGCTGGGCGATCCGCTGATGGACCTGGGCAACAGCCTCGCCTACTGGGTGCAGGCGGATGACGACCTGTTCATGCGCTCCATGCGCCGGCAGCCCACGCACCTGCCCGGCATGCTCACCCGCCGCGAGGTGGTGGACTACTACTGCGAGCGCATGGGGCTGAAGCCCGCCAACATGGCCTTCTATGAGGTGTACGGCCTGTTCCGGCTGGCGGTCATCGTCCAGCAGATCTACTACCGCTACCACCACCGGCAGACGCGCAACCCTGCCTTCAAACGCTTCTGGCTCATGGCGCACTATCTCCACTGGCGGTGCCGCCGGCTCATCCGATAG
- a CDS encoding LysR family transcriptional regulator, whose translation MNEKDRVGSVPVDLNLFRVFEAVFRSGGITQAATQLHLTQPAVSNALARLRAHFDDPLFVREGRRVVPTPLARSMSEDVTTALRTLQDSVRRGQHFSPATSTRRFTLGMRDVLEFALLPPLVHDLQQLAPHLGVQSAKIERRRLARQLASGELDLAVDVPMTVGEDVHQQVLFQEELCVAMRPGHPLAGRRLTVERWLSARHVVVSARASGPVLEDLAIQHAGVRRDIAVRCQHYYAASHLVATSDHLLTLPRYYGEWFRKHLMLHLVPVPLPMPALEVTLYWHRNTDGDPGHEWLRERLLLVAGRSGAMRKRASAPRARRGR comes from the coding sequence ATGAATGAAAAGGACCGTGTTGGCTCCGTTCCGGTGGACCTCAACCTCTTCCGGGTCTTCGAGGCGGTGTTCCGCTCGGGTGGCATCACCCAGGCAGCGACGCAGCTTCACCTGACACAACCGGCCGTGAGCAACGCGCTGGCTCGGCTGCGCGCTCACTTCGATGATCCGCTCTTCGTTCGCGAGGGCCGCCGCGTCGTCCCCACGCCCCTGGCGCGCAGCATGTCCGAGGATGTCACCACGGCCCTGCGCACCCTGCAGGACAGCGTGCGGCGCGGCCAGCACTTCAGCCCCGCCACCTCGACGCGACGCTTCACCCTGGGCATGCGCGACGTGCTCGAGTTCGCGCTGTTGCCACCGCTGGTGCATGACCTGCAACAGCTCGCGCCGCACCTTGGCGTGCAGAGCGCGAAGATCGAACGCCGCCGGCTCGCCCGGCAGTTGGCCTCGGGGGAACTGGACCTCGCGGTGGATGTGCCGATGACGGTGGGGGAGGATGTCCACCAGCAGGTCCTCTTCCAGGAAGAGCTATGTGTGGCGATGCGGCCCGGTCATCCCCTGGCGGGCCGGCGCTTGACGGTCGAGCGCTGGCTGTCGGCCCGCCATGTGGTCGTCTCGGCGCGCGCGAGCGGCCCGGTGCTGGAGGACCTGGCGATTCAGCATGCCGGTGTGCGCCGTGACATCGCCGTGCGCTGCCAGCACTACTATGCCGCCAGCCACCTGGTGGCGACCTCGGACCACCTGCTGACGTTGCCGCGTTACTACGGCGAGTGGTTCCGCAAGCACCTGATGCTTCACCTCGTGCCCGTGCCGCTGCCCATGCCCGCGTTGGAGGTGACGCTCTACTGGCACCGCAACACCGACGGGGACCCGGGCCATGAGTGGCTGCGCGAGCGCCTGTTGTTGGTGGCGGGGAGGAGTGGCGCCATGCGCAAACGTGCCTCGGCTCCCCGGGCGCGGCGGGGCAGATGA
- a CDS encoding SDR family oxidoreductase translates to MRKNILITGASSGLGEGMAREFAKLGRNLALCARRTERLEELKTELTAAHPGIRVVIRALDVTNHEQVFEVFRAFQSELGTLDRIIINAGIGKGQPIGTGAFRVNRQTAETNFLAALAQCEAAVEIFRQQNAGHLVTISSMSALRGMRRNLTAYAATKAGLANLTEGIRADLLRTPIKVSTLYPGYIRSEMNEKVKNTPFIVDTATGCRALVKAMEKEKTEAYVPAWPWGPLGFLLKRLPLSLVTRMT, encoded by the coding sequence ATGCGCAAGAACATCCTCATCACCGGTGCGAGTTCCGGCCTCGGCGAGGGCATGGCCCGCGAGTTCGCCAAGCTCGGCCGCAACCTGGCCCTCTGTGCTCGGCGCACCGAGCGCCTGGAGGAGCTGAAGACCGAGCTCACCGCCGCGCACCCCGGTATCCGCGTCGTCATCCGGGCGCTGGACGTGACGAACCATGAGCAGGTGTTCGAGGTGTTTCGCGCGTTCCAGAGCGAGCTGGGGACCCTGGACCGAATCATCATCAACGCGGGCATCGGCAAGGGCCAGCCCATCGGCACGGGGGCCTTCCGGGTCAACCGCCAGACGGCGGAGACGAACTTCCTCGCCGCGCTCGCGCAGTGCGAGGCGGCGGTGGAGATCTTCCGCCAGCAGAACGCCGGACACCTGGTCACCATCTCGTCCATGAGCGCCCTGCGCGGCATGCGGCGCAACCTCACCGCCTACGCGGCCACCAAGGCCGGGCTGGCGAACCTGACGGAGGGCATCCGCGCCGACCTGCTCCGCACCCCCATCAAGGTCAGCACCCTCTATCCGGGCTACATCCGCTCGGAGATGAACGAGAAGGTGAAGAACACCCCGTTCATCGTCGACACCGCGACGGGCTGCCGCGCGCTGGTGAAGGCCATGGAGAAGGAGAAGACCGAGGCCTATGTGCCCGCCTGGCCGTGGGGACCGCTCGGCTTCCTGCTCAAGCGGCTGCCGCTCTCCCTCGTGACGCGAATGACCTGA
- the rsmB gene encoding 16S rRNA (cytosine(967)-C(5))-methyltransferase RsmB, whose product MNPRALAIQVLARVRATDAYLNVVLDTALSESPPKDPRDAGLATELAYGATRRQLSLDYAIARFSDRKLSTMEDRVLAALRVGTYQLFHTRVPARAAVAETVQALKELGLSRASGFVNAILRKLSTLPGPPLPPESDVAEYLSVRESHPRWLVERWIRHFGRERAEAMLVADNQTPPVVVRVNTAKVTREALLEQLREVGLEVQPTSVSPLGIVLPPMGRIEDVYGYAEGLWQVQDEAAQLVGVYGAVPETARVLDACAAPGGKACHMAQAHEVVALDLHAHKLPKIEAEAKRLGLTERLRAVAHDATQPLPEALGEFHAVVVDAPCSGLGTLRRHPELRYRRQEEDIGRLASLQRRILENCQEAVPPGGLLVYAVCTSEPQEGQDQVEMFLRSHPEWTAEPPVLPAVKLPLTQAYLRTLPGPEGWDGFFAARLRKLY is encoded by the coding sequence ATGAATCCTCGCGCCCTCGCCATTCAGGTGCTCGCGCGCGTCCGCGCCACGGACGCCTACCTCAACGTCGTCCTCGACACCGCGCTCTCGGAGTCACCACCCAAGGATCCGCGTGACGCGGGGCTCGCCACGGAGCTGGCCTACGGCGCCACCCGTCGGCAGCTCTCCCTGGACTACGCCATCGCTCGCTTCTCGGACCGGAAGCTGAGCACGATGGAGGACCGGGTGCTCGCCGCGCTGCGGGTGGGCACCTACCAGCTCTTCCACACCCGCGTGCCCGCGCGTGCGGCGGTGGCCGAGACGGTGCAGGCCCTCAAGGAGCTGGGCCTCTCGCGCGCCTCCGGCTTCGTCAACGCCATCCTCCGCAAGCTCTCGACGCTGCCCGGCCCGCCGCTGCCGCCCGAGAGTGACGTGGCCGAGTACCTCTCCGTTCGTGAGAGCCACCCCCGGTGGTTGGTGGAGCGGTGGATTCGCCACTTTGGCCGCGAGCGCGCCGAGGCGATGCTCGTGGCGGACAACCAGACGCCGCCGGTGGTGGTGCGCGTCAACACCGCGAAGGTGACGCGCGAGGCGCTGCTCGAGCAGCTGCGCGAGGTGGGGCTGGAGGTACAGCCCACCTCCGTGTCGCCGCTGGGAATCGTCCTGCCGCCGATGGGGCGAATCGAAGACGTGTACGGCTACGCCGAGGGGCTCTGGCAGGTGCAGGACGAGGCGGCGCAGCTGGTGGGTGTGTACGGGGCCGTGCCCGAGACGGCGCGCGTGCTGGATGCCTGCGCTGCCCCGGGTGGCAAGGCGTGCCACATGGCCCAGGCGCACGAGGTGGTGGCGTTGGATCTGCACGCCCACAAGCTGCCCAAGATCGAGGCGGAGGCGAAGCGGCTGGGCCTCACCGAGCGGCTGCGCGCGGTGGCGCACGATGCGACGCAGCCCCTGCCGGAAGCGCTGGGCGAGTTCCACGCGGTGGTGGTGGACGCGCCGTGCTCCGGGCTGGGCACGCTGCGGCGGCACCCGGAGCTGCGCTACCGGCGCCAGGAGGAGGATATCGGCCGGCTCGCCTCGCTCCAGCGCCGCATCCTGGAGAACTGTCAGGAGGCGGTGCCCCCCGGAGGGCTGCTGGTGTACGCCGTGTGTACCTCCGAGCCCCAGGAAGGGCAGGACCAGGTGGAGATGTTCCTGCGCAGCCACCCGGAGTGGACGGCGGAGCCTCCGGTGCTACCGGCGGTGAAGCTGCCCCTGACCCAGGCATACCTGCGCACGCTGCCGGGCCCCGAGGGCTGGGATGGCTTCTTCGCCGCCCGCCTGCGGAAGCTCTATTGA
- a CDS encoding SDR family oxidoreductase, producing MNQKRIFITGGASGLGRALAERYAREGWRVCIADIHDARGQEALAALRGQGHYLHCDVRKEEDLQAVADWLQQNWGGVDIVVNNAGVAIGGAITDVPLSDWQWIIDINLLGVVRGCKVFTPLFRRQGGGRFVNISSMAGLVHAPMMAAYNATKAGVVAVSETLRVELERDRIAVSVVCPAFFRTHLTETLRASNPEVARITHKLVNKARHGADEIAELVYRGVQRGDFHILTHTEGKAAWILKRLAPFSLYARALSQSTRRMMGRTPPDQASSTSHE from the coding sequence ATGAACCAGAAACGCATCTTCATCACCGGAGGCGCCTCGGGCCTGGGCCGGGCGCTCGCCGAGCGCTACGCCCGGGAGGGCTGGCGCGTGTGCATCGCCGACATCCACGACGCGCGCGGGCAGGAGGCCCTGGCGGCCCTGCGCGGACAGGGGCACTACCTGCACTGCGACGTGCGCAAGGAGGAGGATCTCCAGGCGGTGGCCGACTGGCTCCAGCAAAACTGGGGCGGCGTGGACATCGTCGTCAACAACGCCGGAGTCGCCATCGGCGGCGCCATCACCGACGTGCCCCTGTCCGACTGGCAGTGGATCATCGACATCAACCTGCTGGGCGTGGTGCGCGGCTGCAAGGTCTTCACGCCGCTGTTCCGGCGCCAGGGAGGTGGCCGCTTCGTGAACATCTCCTCGATGGCGGGGCTCGTCCATGCGCCGATGATGGCCGCCTACAACGCCACCAAGGCTGGAGTGGTCGCCGTCTCCGAGACGCTCCGGGTGGAGCTCGAGCGAGACCGCATCGCGGTGTCGGTGGTGTGTCCTGCCTTCTTCCGCACCCACCTCACCGAGACGCTCCGCGCCTCCAACCCCGAAGTTGCCCGCATCACCCACAAGCTGGTGAACAAGGCCCGGCATGGAGCAGATGAGATCGCCGAGCTCGTCTACCGGGGCGTGCAGCGTGGCGACTTCCACATCCTCACGCACACCGAGGGGAAGGCCGCGTGGATCCTCAAGCGGCTGGCGCCGTTCTCCCTCTACGCCCGAGCCCTGTCCCAGAGCACGCGGCGAATGATGGGGCGCACCCCGCCGGACCAGGCCTCGTCCACGTCCCATGAGTGA